A single window of Rana temporaria chromosome 1, aRanTem1.1, whole genome shotgun sequence DNA harbors:
- the LOC120924657 gene encoding E3 ubiquitin/ISG15 ligase TRIM25-like — MESADLRKELECSVCLNIYTNPVTLICGHNFCQDCIGRVLDTQEESGGYSCPECRKAFQDRPALHRNITLRNIAENFPSAQPDQESSGFLCTYCIHTPVPAVKSCLHCEASLCDNHLRVHSKSPEHVLCDLTTSLENRKCSVHKKILEYYCTEDSTCICVSCRLDGEHRGHQVETLDEASEMKKNKLGNVLQKLMNEREETKKRVQTLQEHRRKVQGKADDETERVAVLLRDLRRRLEDLEKRVLSEISGQAERLSLSLSDMIQQLEIKEQDLSRKMGDIEELCNLTDPLAVLNESVTGDLCDTEDEDDDDRERHDKFLHNGWNLDVVGISCTLHTGLSDIMSGVNICIDTHVYSHNTTTSGEVHINAEQIKKRLKLTSTIQRSHNEHIGPVIGAVQPTLGLSGVTDILLDVSTAGNTLHIFDDGKTISSSSYQNFPETPERFQCPQVMSSQSFSSGQHCWEVDISGSEYWKVGICYPSIGRRGVQSWIGCNKKSWGLERLWGDQYLVIHDRKEIQLTSNVSSNRVRIDLDYEAGRISFYKLCDPIRHLQTFTTTFTEPLHVVLGVWKGFIKVSGAVKM, encoded by the coding sequence ATGGAGTCAGCTGATCTGAGGAAGGAGCTGGAATGTTCCGTCTGCCTGAACATTTATACAAATCCTGTAACCCTGATATGTGGACACAACTTCTGCCAGGACTGTATTGGTCGTGTGTTGGATACACAGGAGGAGTCTGGAGgttattcctgtcctgaatgcagaAAAGCGTTCCAGGATCGTCCTGCACTGCACAGGAACATTACACTGCGTAACATAGCTGAAAATTTCCCGTCTGCTCAGCCAGATCAGGAGTCGTCCGGGTTCCTCTGCACTTACTGTATTCACACTCCTGTACCTGCTGTGAAATCCTGTCTGCATTGTGAGGCTTCTCTTTGTGACAATCACCTCAGAGTCCACAGCAAGTCACCAGAACACGTCTTATGTGACCTCACCACTTCCCTGGAGAACAggaaatgctccgtccataagaagatcctggaatattactgcactgaggactcCACCTGTATCTGTGTGTCCTGCAGGCTGGATGGAGAACATCGGGGACACCAGGTGGAGACTCTGGATGAGGCCTCTGAGATGAAGAAGAATAAATTGGGAAATGTTCTGCAGAAACTGATGAATGAGAGAGAGGAGACAAAGAAAAGAGTCCAGActctgcaggaacacaggaggaaAGTACAAGGAAAAGCAGATGATGAAACGGAGAGAGTCGCTGTCCTGCTCAGAGACCTCAGGAGACGTCTGGAAGACCTGGAGAAGAGAGTCCTGAGTGAGATCTCCGGGCAGGCAGAGCGGCTCTCTCTATCACTGTCTGATATGATCCAACAGCTGGAAATAAAGGAGCAGGATCTGTCCAGGAAGATGGGGgacattgaggagctgtgtaaccTGACGGATCCACTGGCTGTCCTAAATGAATCGGTcacaggtgacttgtgtgatactgaggatgaagatgatgatgacagagagagacatgataaATTCCTCCATAATGGATGGAATCTGGATGTGGTGGGGATCTCATGCACATTACACACAGGTTTATCTGATATCATGTCTGGGGTAAATATATGTATAGATACACATGTCTATTCACATAATACTACTACAAGCGGAGAAGTTCACATCAATGCTGAACAAATCAAAAAACGCCTAAAACTCACTTCCACTATACAACGCTCACACAACGAGCATATAGGACCAGTTATTGGGGCTGTACAGCCAACATTGGGGTTGTCGGGGGTTacagacatattactggatgtgaGCACAGCTGGTAATACTCTACATATATTCGATGACGGGAAAACTATATCCTCCTCATCGTATCAGAACTTTCCAGAAACTCCAGAGAGATTTCAGTGTCctcaggtgatgagcagtcaGAGTTTCTCCTCAGGGCAACATTGCTGGGAAGTGGATATCTCGGGGTCCGAGTACTGGAAAGTTGGGATTTGTTATCCCAGTATAGGCAGGAGAGGAGTCCAGTCTTGGATTGGATGTAATAAGAAGTCTTGGGGTTTAGAGAGATTGTGGGGTGATCAGTACTTGGTGATCCATGACAGGAAAGAGATCCAATTGACTAGCAATGtctccagtaacagagtcaggattgatctggattatgaggccgggcgCATC